One genomic segment of Odocoileus virginianus isolate 20LAN1187 ecotype Illinois chromosome X, Ovbor_1.2, whole genome shotgun sequence includes these proteins:
- the USP11 gene encoding ubiquitin carboxyl-terminal hydrolase 11 isoform X7 gives MAEAAASPADTAAIDDQEPQREAVPDLESQRRQIENGENGRGRPLQVGESWFLVGQHWYKQWEVYVQGGDQDSSTFPGCINNAELFEDQVNWRLKKELVEGEDYVLLPAAAWHYLVNWYGLEHGQPPIERKVVELPSIHKVEVYPVELVLVQHSDMDTPHTAQFSQTDSVDLVLQTAREQFLVSPQEETRLWIRNAEGSFERLCNTRVTVLDASLKTGQLVVMETRNKDGTWPSVQPHVTSSTLEEEEDFQGQPGICGLTNLGNTCFMNSALQCLSNVPQLTEYFLKNQYVEELNFCNPLGMKGEIAQAYADLVKQAWSGHHRSIVPQMFKTKVGHFASQFLGYQQHDSQELLSFLLDGLHEDLNRVKKKEYVELCDAAGRPDQEVAQEAWQNHKRRNDSVIVDTFHGLFKSTLVCPNCGNVSVTFDPFCYLSVPLPVSHKRVMEVFFVSMDPRRKPEQHRLVVPKKGKISDLCVALAKHTGISPERMMVADVFSHRFYKIYQLEESLSSILDRDDIFIYEVSGRTAVGENSREDVVLPIYLRERTPARDYDSSYYGLMLFGHPLLVSVPRDRLSWDSLYHILLYRLSRYVTRPSSDDEDDGDEKDLEDKDSLPKPGHVTEGSSQDPGLEQAGPSSGVVSGSRAPVDNSPGPSHWPQRARRKHLFTLQTVNSNGTSDRSTFNEDTYAQPYIAIDWEPEMKKRYYDEVEAEGYVKHDCVGYVLKKAPVRLQECIELFTTVETLEKENPWYCPTCKQHQLATKKLDLWMLPETLIIHLKRFSYTKFSREKLDTLVEFPIRDLDFSEFVIKPQNDSAPELYKYDLIAVSNHYGGLRDGHYTTFACNKDSGQWHYFDDSSVSPVTENQIESKAAYVLFYQRQDVVRRLQTQASSSKPPASSACGAPPKSEFMDVN, from the exons ATGGCAGAGGCCGCAGCGAGTCCCGCGGATACTGCTGCGATCGACGACCAAGAGCCACAGCGCGAAGCGGTGCCGGACCTGGAGAGCCAGCGGCGCCAGATCGAGAATGGCGAGAATGGGCGAGGGCGTCCGCTGCAGGTTGGCGAAAGCTG GTTCCTCGTGGGGCAGCACTGGTACAAGCAGTGGGAGGTGTACGTGCAGGGAGGAGATCAGGACTCCAGCACCTTTCCTGGCTGCATCAACAATGCTGAACTTTTTGAAG ACCAGGTAAACTGGCGCCTCAAGAAGGAATTGGTGGAAGGTGAGGACTATGTGCTGCTCCCAGCGGCTGCTTGGCATTACCTGGTCAACTGGTATGGTCTAGAGCATGGCCAGCCTCCCATTGAACGCAAG GTTGTGGAACTGCCCAGCATCCACAAGGTTGAAGTGTACCCAGTAGAACTGGTGCTCGTCCAGCACAGTGATATGGACACACCTCACACAGCTCAATTCAGCCAGACAGATTCTGTTG ACCTAGTTTTGCAAACCGCTCGAGAGCAGTTTCTGGTGAGCCCGCAGGAAGAGACACGGCTGTGGATCAGGAACGCGGAGGGCTCTTTTGAGAGGTTGTGCAACACCCGCGTCACAGTGCTTGACGCCTCTCTCAAGACTGGACAG CTGGTTGTCATGGAGACCCGAAACAAGGATGGCACTTGGCCCAGTGTGCAGCCACATGTCAC GAGCAGCAcattggaggaggaagaggatttCCAGGGCCAGCCAGGCATCTGTGGTCTTACCAATCTGGGCAACACATGTTTCATGAACTCGGCCCTGCAG TGCCTCAGTAACGTGCCGCAGCTCACCGAGTACTTCCTCAAAAACCAATATGTGGAGGAGCTCAACTTCTGCAACCCACTGGGCATGAAGGGGGAGATTGCACAGGCCTATGCAGACCTGGTGAAACAGGCGTGGTCTGGCCACCACCGCTCCATCGTGCCCCAGATGTTCAAG ACCAAGGTCGGCCACTTTGCGTCCCAGTTTCTGGGCTACCAGCAGCATGACTCACAGGAACTGCTGTCGTTCCTCCTGGATGGGCTACACGAGGACCTCAATCGCGTCAAGAAGAAGGAATATGTGGAGCTGTGTGACGCTGCTGGGAGGCCAGATCAG GAGGTTGCTCAGGAAGCCTGGCAGAACCACAAACGGCGGAATGATTCTGTGATCGTGGACACTTTCCATGGCCTCTTCAAGTCCACATTGGTGTGCCCTAATTGTGGCAATGTGTCTGTGACCTTCGACCCCTTCTGCTACCTCAGTGTCCCACTGCCTGTGAGCCATAAGAGGGTCATGGAGGTCTTCTTTGTCTCCATGGACCCCCGCCGCAAGCCGGAGCAG CACCGGCTCGTGGTCCCCAAGAAAGGCAAGATCTCGGATCTGTGTGTGGCTCTGGCCAAACACACTGGCATCTCGCCAGAAAGG ATGATGGTGGCTGATGTCTTCAGTCACCGCTTCTACAAGATCTACCAGCTGGAGGAGTCCCTGAGCAGCATCTTAGACCGAGATGATATCTTCAT ATATGAGGTGTCGGGCAGGACTGCTGTTGGTGAGAACTCCAGAGAGGATGTTGTGCTTCCTATCTACCTGCGGGAGCGCACCCCAGCACGGGACTATGACAGTTCCTATTACGGCTTGATGCTCTTTGGGCACCCGCTCCTGGTGTCGGTGCCCCGGGACCGGCTCTCGTGGGACTCCCTGTATCACATCCTGCTGTACCGCCTCTC ACGCTATGTGACCAGACCCAGCTCAGATGATGAGGATGATGGGGATGAGAAAg ACCTGGAGGATAAGGATAGCCTCCCTAAGCCTGGACATGTGACTGAGGGCAGCTCCCAAGACCCTGGGCTGGAGCAGGCTGGGCCCAGCTCCGGAGTCGTGAGCGGAAGTCGGGCCCCTGTGGACAACTCTCCTGGGCCATCTCACTGGCCCCAGAGGGCACGGCGCAAGCACCTCTTCACCCTGCAGACAGTGAATTCCAATGGGACCAGTGACCGCTCGACCTTCAACGAGGATACCTATG CCCAGCCATACATTGCCATCGACTGGGAACCAGAGATGAAGAAGCGTTACTATGACGAGGTGGAGGCTGAG GGCTATGTGAAGCATGACTGTGTCGGATACGTGCTGAAGAAGGCACCAGTGCGTCTGCAGGAATGCATTGAGCTCTTCACCACCGttgagaccctggagaaggaaaacccCTG GTACTGCCCCACTTGCAAGCAGCACCAGCTGGCCACCAAGAAGCTGGACCTGTGGATGCTGCCGGAGACACTCATCATCCACCTGAAGCGCTTTTCCTACACCAAGTTCTCCCGAGAAAAGCTGGACACCCTTGTGGAGTTTCCTATCCg GGACCTGGACTTCTCTGAGTTTGTAATCAAGCCTCAGAATGACTCAGCCCCAGAGCTGTACAAATATGATCTCATCGCGGTTTCCAACCATTATGGGGGCCTGCGGGATGGACACT ACACAACATTTGCCTGCAACAAGGACAGCGGCCAGTGGCACTACTTCGATGACAGCAGCGTCTCACCTGTGACGGAGAATCAGATTGAG TCCAAGGCAGCCTATGTCCTCTTCTACCAACGCCAGGATGTGGTACGCCGTCTGCAAACCCAGGCCAGCTCGTCAAAACCCCCAGCATCCTCTGCCTGCGGTGCCCCACCCAAATCGGAGTTCATGGATGTAAACTGA
- the USP11 gene encoding ubiquitin carboxyl-terminal hydrolase 11 isoform X8 — MAEAAASPADTAAIDDQEPQREAVPDLESQRRQIENGENGRGRPLQVGESWFLVGQHWYKQWEVYVQGGDQDSSTFPGCINNAELFEDQVNWRLKKELVEGEDYVLLPAAAWHYLVNWYGLEHGQPPIERKVVELPSIHKVEVYPVELVLVQHSDMDTPHTAQFSQTDSVDLVLQTAREQFLVSPQEETRLWIRNAEGSFERLCNTRVTVLDASLKTGQVKLVVMETRNKDGTWPSVQPHVTSSTLEEEEDFQGQPGICGLTNLGNTCFMNSALQCLSNVPQLTEYFLKNQYVEELNFCNPLGMKGEIAQAYADLVKQAWSGHHRSIVPQMFKTKVGHFASQFLGYQQHDSQELLSFLLDGLHEDLNRVKKKEYVELCDAAGRPDQEVAQEAWQNHKRRNDSVIVDTFHGLFKSTLVCPNCGNVSVTFDPFCYLSVPLPVSHKRVMEVFFVSMDPRRKPEQHRLVVPKKGKISDLCVALAKHTGISPERMMVADVFSHRFYKIYQLEESLSSILDRDDIFIYEVSGRTAVGENSREDVVLPIYLRERTPARDYDSSYYGLMLFGHPLLVSVPRDRLSWDSLYHILLYRLSRYVTRPSSDDEDDGDEKADLEDKDSLPKPGHVTEGSSQDPGLEQAGPSSGVVSGSRAPVDNSPGPSHWPQRARRKHLFTLQTVNSNGTSDRSTFNEDTYGVSFSSQPYIAIDWEPEMKKRYYDEVEAEGYVKHDCVGYVLKKAPVRLQECIELFTTVETLEKENPWYCPTCKQHQLATKKLDLWMLPETLIIHLKRFSYTKFSREKLDTLVEFPIRDLDFSEFVIKPQNDSAPELYKYDLIAVSNHYGGLRDGHCMYQGHTHGGGDGVGIPQWTQHLPATRTAASGTTSMTAASHL; from the exons ATGGCAGAGGCCGCAGCGAGTCCCGCGGATACTGCTGCGATCGACGACCAAGAGCCACAGCGCGAAGCGGTGCCGGACCTGGAGAGCCAGCGGCGCCAGATCGAGAATGGCGAGAATGGGCGAGGGCGTCCGCTGCAGGTTGGCGAAAGCTG GTTCCTCGTGGGGCAGCACTGGTACAAGCAGTGGGAGGTGTACGTGCAGGGAGGAGATCAGGACTCCAGCACCTTTCCTGGCTGCATCAACAATGCTGAACTTTTTGAAG ACCAGGTAAACTGGCGCCTCAAGAAGGAATTGGTGGAAGGTGAGGACTATGTGCTGCTCCCAGCGGCTGCTTGGCATTACCTGGTCAACTGGTATGGTCTAGAGCATGGCCAGCCTCCCATTGAACGCAAG GTTGTGGAACTGCCCAGCATCCACAAGGTTGAAGTGTACCCAGTAGAACTGGTGCTCGTCCAGCACAGTGATATGGACACACCTCACACAGCTCAATTCAGCCAGACAGATTCTGTTG ACCTAGTTTTGCAAACCGCTCGAGAGCAGTTTCTGGTGAGCCCGCAGGAAGAGACACGGCTGTGGATCAGGAACGCGGAGGGCTCTTTTGAGAGGTTGTGCAACACCCGCGTCACAGTGCTTGACGCCTCTCTCAAGACTGGACAGGTGAAG CTGGTTGTCATGGAGACCCGAAACAAGGATGGCACTTGGCCCAGTGTGCAGCCACATGTCAC GAGCAGCAcattggaggaggaagaggatttCCAGGGCCAGCCAGGCATCTGTGGTCTTACCAATCTGGGCAACACATGTTTCATGAACTCGGCCCTGCAG TGCCTCAGTAACGTGCCGCAGCTCACCGAGTACTTCCTCAAAAACCAATATGTGGAGGAGCTCAACTTCTGCAACCCACTGGGCATGAAGGGGGAGATTGCACAGGCCTATGCAGACCTGGTGAAACAGGCGTGGTCTGGCCACCACCGCTCCATCGTGCCCCAGATGTTCAAG ACCAAGGTCGGCCACTTTGCGTCCCAGTTTCTGGGCTACCAGCAGCATGACTCACAGGAACTGCTGTCGTTCCTCCTGGATGGGCTACACGAGGACCTCAATCGCGTCAAGAAGAAGGAATATGTGGAGCTGTGTGACGCTGCTGGGAGGCCAGATCAG GAGGTTGCTCAGGAAGCCTGGCAGAACCACAAACGGCGGAATGATTCTGTGATCGTGGACACTTTCCATGGCCTCTTCAAGTCCACATTGGTGTGCCCTAATTGTGGCAATGTGTCTGTGACCTTCGACCCCTTCTGCTACCTCAGTGTCCCACTGCCTGTGAGCCATAAGAGGGTCATGGAGGTCTTCTTTGTCTCCATGGACCCCCGCCGCAAGCCGGAGCAG CACCGGCTCGTGGTCCCCAAGAAAGGCAAGATCTCGGATCTGTGTGTGGCTCTGGCCAAACACACTGGCATCTCGCCAGAAAGG ATGATGGTGGCTGATGTCTTCAGTCACCGCTTCTACAAGATCTACCAGCTGGAGGAGTCCCTGAGCAGCATCTTAGACCGAGATGATATCTTCAT ATATGAGGTGTCGGGCAGGACTGCTGTTGGTGAGAACTCCAGAGAGGATGTTGTGCTTCCTATCTACCTGCGGGAGCGCACCCCAGCACGGGACTATGACAGTTCCTATTACGGCTTGATGCTCTTTGGGCACCCGCTCCTGGTGTCGGTGCCCCGGGACCGGCTCTCGTGGGACTCCCTGTATCACATCCTGCTGTACCGCCTCTC ACGCTATGTGACCAGACCCAGCTCAGATGATGAGGATGATGGGGATGAGAAAg CAGACCTGGAGGATAAGGATAGCCTCCCTAAGCCTGGACATGTGACTGAGGGCAGCTCCCAAGACCCTGGGCTGGAGCAGGCTGGGCCCAGCTCCGGAGTCGTGAGCGGAAGTCGGGCCCCTGTGGACAACTCTCCTGGGCCATCTCACTGGCCCCAGAGGGCACGGCGCAAGCACCTCTTCACCCTGCAGACAGTGAATTCCAATGGGACCAGTGACCGCTCGACCTTCAACGAGGATACCTATGGTGTCTCCTTCAGCT CCCAGCCATACATTGCCATCGACTGGGAACCAGAGATGAAGAAGCGTTACTATGACGAGGTGGAGGCTGAG GGCTATGTGAAGCATGACTGTGTCGGATACGTGCTGAAGAAGGCACCAGTGCGTCTGCAGGAATGCATTGAGCTCTTCACCACCGttgagaccctggagaaggaaaacccCTG GTACTGCCCCACTTGCAAGCAGCACCAGCTGGCCACCAAGAAGCTGGACCTGTGGATGCTGCCGGAGACACTCATCATCCACCTGAAGCGCTTTTCCTACACCAAGTTCTCCCGAGAAAAGCTGGACACCCTTGTGGAGTTTCCTATCCg GGACCTGGACTTCTCTGAGTTTGTAATCAAGCCTCAGAATGACTCAGCCCCAGAGCTGTACAAATATGATCTCATCGCGGTTTCCAACCATTATGGGGGCCTGCGGGATGGACACTGTATGTACCAGGGGCATACTCATGGCGGGGGCGATGGGGTTGGGATACCCCAGTGG ACACAACATTTGCCTGCAACAAGGACAGCGGCCAGTGGCACTACTTCGATGACAGCAGCGTCTCACCTGTGA
- the USP11 gene encoding ubiquitin carboxyl-terminal hydrolase 11 isoform X5, which yields MAEAAASPADTAAIDDQEPQREAVPDLESQRRQIENGENGRGRPLQVGESWFLVGQHWYKQWEVYVQGGDQDSSTFPGCINNAELFEDQVNWRLKKELVEGEDYVLLPAAAWHYLVNWYGLEHGQPPIERKVVELPSIHKVEVYPVELVLVQHSDMDTPHTAQFSQTDSVDLVLQTAREQFLVSPQEETRLWIRNAEGSFERLCNTRVTVLDASLKTGQVKLVVMETRNKDGTWPSVQPHVTSSTLEEEEDFQGQPGICGLTNLGNTCFMNSALQCLSNVPQLTEYFLKNQYVEELNFCNPLGMKGEIAQAYADLVKQAWSGHHRSIVPQMFKTKVGHFASQFLGYQQHDSQELLSFLLDGLHEDLNRVKKKEYVELCDAAGRPDQEVAQEAWQNHKRRNDSVIVDTFHGLFKSTLVCPNCGNVSVTFDPFCYLSVPLPVSHKRVMEVFFVSMDPRRKPEQHRLVVPKKGKISDLCVALAKHTGISPERMMVADVFSHRFYKIYQLEESLSSILDRDDIFIYEVSGRTAVGENSREDVVLPIYLRERTPARDYDSSYYGLMLFGHPLLVSVPRDRLSWDSLYHILLYRLSRYVTRPSSDDEDDGDEKADLEDKDSLPKPGHVTEGSSQDPGLEQAGPSSGVVSGSRAPVDNSPGPSHWPQRARRKHLFTLQTVNSNGTSDRSTFNEDTYAQPYIAIDWEPEMKKRYYDEVEAEGYVKHDCVGYVLKKAPVRLQECIELFTTVETLEKENPWYCPTCKQHQLATKKLDLWMLPETLIIHLKRFSYTKFSREKLDTLVEFPIRDLDFSEFVIKPQNDSAPELYKYDLIAVSNHYGGLRDGHYTTFACNKDSGQWHYFDDSSVSPVTENQIESKAAYVLFYQRQDVVRRLQTQASSSKPPASSACGAPPKSEFMDVN from the exons ATGGCAGAGGCCGCAGCGAGTCCCGCGGATACTGCTGCGATCGACGACCAAGAGCCACAGCGCGAAGCGGTGCCGGACCTGGAGAGCCAGCGGCGCCAGATCGAGAATGGCGAGAATGGGCGAGGGCGTCCGCTGCAGGTTGGCGAAAGCTG GTTCCTCGTGGGGCAGCACTGGTACAAGCAGTGGGAGGTGTACGTGCAGGGAGGAGATCAGGACTCCAGCACCTTTCCTGGCTGCATCAACAATGCTGAACTTTTTGAAG ACCAGGTAAACTGGCGCCTCAAGAAGGAATTGGTGGAAGGTGAGGACTATGTGCTGCTCCCAGCGGCTGCTTGGCATTACCTGGTCAACTGGTATGGTCTAGAGCATGGCCAGCCTCCCATTGAACGCAAG GTTGTGGAACTGCCCAGCATCCACAAGGTTGAAGTGTACCCAGTAGAACTGGTGCTCGTCCAGCACAGTGATATGGACACACCTCACACAGCTCAATTCAGCCAGACAGATTCTGTTG ACCTAGTTTTGCAAACCGCTCGAGAGCAGTTTCTGGTGAGCCCGCAGGAAGAGACACGGCTGTGGATCAGGAACGCGGAGGGCTCTTTTGAGAGGTTGTGCAACACCCGCGTCACAGTGCTTGACGCCTCTCTCAAGACTGGACAGGTGAAG CTGGTTGTCATGGAGACCCGAAACAAGGATGGCACTTGGCCCAGTGTGCAGCCACATGTCAC GAGCAGCAcattggaggaggaagaggatttCCAGGGCCAGCCAGGCATCTGTGGTCTTACCAATCTGGGCAACACATGTTTCATGAACTCGGCCCTGCAG TGCCTCAGTAACGTGCCGCAGCTCACCGAGTACTTCCTCAAAAACCAATATGTGGAGGAGCTCAACTTCTGCAACCCACTGGGCATGAAGGGGGAGATTGCACAGGCCTATGCAGACCTGGTGAAACAGGCGTGGTCTGGCCACCACCGCTCCATCGTGCCCCAGATGTTCAAG ACCAAGGTCGGCCACTTTGCGTCCCAGTTTCTGGGCTACCAGCAGCATGACTCACAGGAACTGCTGTCGTTCCTCCTGGATGGGCTACACGAGGACCTCAATCGCGTCAAGAAGAAGGAATATGTGGAGCTGTGTGACGCTGCTGGGAGGCCAGATCAG GAGGTTGCTCAGGAAGCCTGGCAGAACCACAAACGGCGGAATGATTCTGTGATCGTGGACACTTTCCATGGCCTCTTCAAGTCCACATTGGTGTGCCCTAATTGTGGCAATGTGTCTGTGACCTTCGACCCCTTCTGCTACCTCAGTGTCCCACTGCCTGTGAGCCATAAGAGGGTCATGGAGGTCTTCTTTGTCTCCATGGACCCCCGCCGCAAGCCGGAGCAG CACCGGCTCGTGGTCCCCAAGAAAGGCAAGATCTCGGATCTGTGTGTGGCTCTGGCCAAACACACTGGCATCTCGCCAGAAAGG ATGATGGTGGCTGATGTCTTCAGTCACCGCTTCTACAAGATCTACCAGCTGGAGGAGTCCCTGAGCAGCATCTTAGACCGAGATGATATCTTCAT ATATGAGGTGTCGGGCAGGACTGCTGTTGGTGAGAACTCCAGAGAGGATGTTGTGCTTCCTATCTACCTGCGGGAGCGCACCCCAGCACGGGACTATGACAGTTCCTATTACGGCTTGATGCTCTTTGGGCACCCGCTCCTGGTGTCGGTGCCCCGGGACCGGCTCTCGTGGGACTCCCTGTATCACATCCTGCTGTACCGCCTCTC ACGCTATGTGACCAGACCCAGCTCAGATGATGAGGATGATGGGGATGAGAAAg CAGACCTGGAGGATAAGGATAGCCTCCCTAAGCCTGGACATGTGACTGAGGGCAGCTCCCAAGACCCTGGGCTGGAGCAGGCTGGGCCCAGCTCCGGAGTCGTGAGCGGAAGTCGGGCCCCTGTGGACAACTCTCCTGGGCCATCTCACTGGCCCCAGAGGGCACGGCGCAAGCACCTCTTCACCCTGCAGACAGTGAATTCCAATGGGACCAGTGACCGCTCGACCTTCAACGAGGATACCTATG CCCAGCCATACATTGCCATCGACTGGGAACCAGAGATGAAGAAGCGTTACTATGACGAGGTGGAGGCTGAG GGCTATGTGAAGCATGACTGTGTCGGATACGTGCTGAAGAAGGCACCAGTGCGTCTGCAGGAATGCATTGAGCTCTTCACCACCGttgagaccctggagaaggaaaacccCTG GTACTGCCCCACTTGCAAGCAGCACCAGCTGGCCACCAAGAAGCTGGACCTGTGGATGCTGCCGGAGACACTCATCATCCACCTGAAGCGCTTTTCCTACACCAAGTTCTCCCGAGAAAAGCTGGACACCCTTGTGGAGTTTCCTATCCg GGACCTGGACTTCTCTGAGTTTGTAATCAAGCCTCAGAATGACTCAGCCCCAGAGCTGTACAAATATGATCTCATCGCGGTTTCCAACCATTATGGGGGCCTGCGGGATGGACACT ACACAACATTTGCCTGCAACAAGGACAGCGGCCAGTGGCACTACTTCGATGACAGCAGCGTCTCACCTGTGACGGAGAATCAGATTGAG TCCAAGGCAGCCTATGTCCTCTTCTACCAACGCCAGGATGTGGTACGCCGTCTGCAAACCCAGGCCAGCTCGTCAAAACCCCCAGCATCCTCTGCCTGCGGTGCCCCACCCAAATCGGAGTTCATGGATGTAAACTGA
- the USP11 gene encoding ubiquitin carboxyl-terminal hydrolase 11 isoform X4, giving the protein MAEAAASPADTAAIDDQEPQREAVPDLESQRRQIENGENGRGRPLQVGESWFLVGQHWYKQWEVYVQGGDQDSSTFPGCINNAELFEDQVNWRLKKELVEGEDYVLLPAAAWHYLVNWYGLEHGQPPIERKVVELPSIHKVEVYPVELVLVQHSDMDTPHTAQFSQTDSVDLVLQTAREQFLVSPQEETRLWIRNAEGSFERLCNTRVTVLDASLKTGQLVVMETRNKDGTWPSVQPHVTSSTLEEEEDFQGQPGICGLTNLGNTCFMNSALQCLSNVPQLTEYFLKNQYVEELNFCNPLGMKGEIAQAYADLVKQAWSGHHRSIVPQMFKTKVGHFASQFLGYQQHDSQELLSFLLDGLHEDLNRVKKKEYVELCDAAGRPDQEVAQEAWQNHKRRNDSVIVDTFHGLFKSTLVCPNCGNVSVTFDPFCYLSVPLPVSHKRVMEVFFVSMDPRRKPEQHRLVVPKKGKISDLCVALAKHTGISPERMMVADVFSHRFYKIYQLEESLSSILDRDDIFIYEVSGRTAVGENSREDVVLPIYLRERTPARDYDSSYYGLMLFGHPLLVSVPRDRLSWDSLYHILLYRLSRYVTRPSSDDEDDGDEKDLEDKDSLPKPGHVTEGSSQDPGLEQAGPSSGVVSGSRAPVDNSPGPSHWPQRARRKHLFTLQTVNSNGTSDRSTFNEDTYGVSFSSQPYIAIDWEPEMKKRYYDEVEAEGYVKHDCVGYVLKKAPVRLQECIELFTTVETLEKENPWYCPTCKQHQLATKKLDLWMLPETLIIHLKRFSYTKFSREKLDTLVEFPIRDLDFSEFVIKPQNDSAPELYKYDLIAVSNHYGGLRDGHYTTFACNKDSGQWHYFDDSSVSPVTENQIESKAAYVLFYQRQDVVRRLQTQASSSKPPASSACGAPPKSEFMDVN; this is encoded by the exons ATGGCAGAGGCCGCAGCGAGTCCCGCGGATACTGCTGCGATCGACGACCAAGAGCCACAGCGCGAAGCGGTGCCGGACCTGGAGAGCCAGCGGCGCCAGATCGAGAATGGCGAGAATGGGCGAGGGCGTCCGCTGCAGGTTGGCGAAAGCTG GTTCCTCGTGGGGCAGCACTGGTACAAGCAGTGGGAGGTGTACGTGCAGGGAGGAGATCAGGACTCCAGCACCTTTCCTGGCTGCATCAACAATGCTGAACTTTTTGAAG ACCAGGTAAACTGGCGCCTCAAGAAGGAATTGGTGGAAGGTGAGGACTATGTGCTGCTCCCAGCGGCTGCTTGGCATTACCTGGTCAACTGGTATGGTCTAGAGCATGGCCAGCCTCCCATTGAACGCAAG GTTGTGGAACTGCCCAGCATCCACAAGGTTGAAGTGTACCCAGTAGAACTGGTGCTCGTCCAGCACAGTGATATGGACACACCTCACACAGCTCAATTCAGCCAGACAGATTCTGTTG ACCTAGTTTTGCAAACCGCTCGAGAGCAGTTTCTGGTGAGCCCGCAGGAAGAGACACGGCTGTGGATCAGGAACGCGGAGGGCTCTTTTGAGAGGTTGTGCAACACCCGCGTCACAGTGCTTGACGCCTCTCTCAAGACTGGACAG CTGGTTGTCATGGAGACCCGAAACAAGGATGGCACTTGGCCCAGTGTGCAGCCACATGTCAC GAGCAGCAcattggaggaggaagaggatttCCAGGGCCAGCCAGGCATCTGTGGTCTTACCAATCTGGGCAACACATGTTTCATGAACTCGGCCCTGCAG TGCCTCAGTAACGTGCCGCAGCTCACCGAGTACTTCCTCAAAAACCAATATGTGGAGGAGCTCAACTTCTGCAACCCACTGGGCATGAAGGGGGAGATTGCACAGGCCTATGCAGACCTGGTGAAACAGGCGTGGTCTGGCCACCACCGCTCCATCGTGCCCCAGATGTTCAAG ACCAAGGTCGGCCACTTTGCGTCCCAGTTTCTGGGCTACCAGCAGCATGACTCACAGGAACTGCTGTCGTTCCTCCTGGATGGGCTACACGAGGACCTCAATCGCGTCAAGAAGAAGGAATATGTGGAGCTGTGTGACGCTGCTGGGAGGCCAGATCAG GAGGTTGCTCAGGAAGCCTGGCAGAACCACAAACGGCGGAATGATTCTGTGATCGTGGACACTTTCCATGGCCTCTTCAAGTCCACATTGGTGTGCCCTAATTGTGGCAATGTGTCTGTGACCTTCGACCCCTTCTGCTACCTCAGTGTCCCACTGCCTGTGAGCCATAAGAGGGTCATGGAGGTCTTCTTTGTCTCCATGGACCCCCGCCGCAAGCCGGAGCAG CACCGGCTCGTGGTCCCCAAGAAAGGCAAGATCTCGGATCTGTGTGTGGCTCTGGCCAAACACACTGGCATCTCGCCAGAAAGG ATGATGGTGGCTGATGTCTTCAGTCACCGCTTCTACAAGATCTACCAGCTGGAGGAGTCCCTGAGCAGCATCTTAGACCGAGATGATATCTTCAT ATATGAGGTGTCGGGCAGGACTGCTGTTGGTGAGAACTCCAGAGAGGATGTTGTGCTTCCTATCTACCTGCGGGAGCGCACCCCAGCACGGGACTATGACAGTTCCTATTACGGCTTGATGCTCTTTGGGCACCCGCTCCTGGTGTCGGTGCCCCGGGACCGGCTCTCGTGGGACTCCCTGTATCACATCCTGCTGTACCGCCTCTC ACGCTATGTGACCAGACCCAGCTCAGATGATGAGGATGATGGGGATGAGAAAg ACCTGGAGGATAAGGATAGCCTCCCTAAGCCTGGACATGTGACTGAGGGCAGCTCCCAAGACCCTGGGCTGGAGCAGGCTGGGCCCAGCTCCGGAGTCGTGAGCGGAAGTCGGGCCCCTGTGGACAACTCTCCTGGGCCATCTCACTGGCCCCAGAGGGCACGGCGCAAGCACCTCTTCACCCTGCAGACAGTGAATTCCAATGGGACCAGTGACCGCTCGACCTTCAACGAGGATACCTATGGTGTCTCCTTCAGCT CCCAGCCATACATTGCCATCGACTGGGAACCAGAGATGAAGAAGCGTTACTATGACGAGGTGGAGGCTGAG GGCTATGTGAAGCATGACTGTGTCGGATACGTGCTGAAGAAGGCACCAGTGCGTCTGCAGGAATGCATTGAGCTCTTCACCACCGttgagaccctggagaaggaaaacccCTG GTACTGCCCCACTTGCAAGCAGCACCAGCTGGCCACCAAGAAGCTGGACCTGTGGATGCTGCCGGAGACACTCATCATCCACCTGAAGCGCTTTTCCTACACCAAGTTCTCCCGAGAAAAGCTGGACACCCTTGTGGAGTTTCCTATCCg GGACCTGGACTTCTCTGAGTTTGTAATCAAGCCTCAGAATGACTCAGCCCCAGAGCTGTACAAATATGATCTCATCGCGGTTTCCAACCATTATGGGGGCCTGCGGGATGGACACT ACACAACATTTGCCTGCAACAAGGACAGCGGCCAGTGGCACTACTTCGATGACAGCAGCGTCTCACCTGTGACGGAGAATCAGATTGAG TCCAAGGCAGCCTATGTCCTCTTCTACCAACGCCAGGATGTGGTACGCCGTCTGCAAACCCAGGCCAGCTCGTCAAAACCCCCAGCATCCTCTGCCTGCGGTGCCCCACCCAAATCGGAGTTCATGGATGTAAACTGA